The Leishmania braziliensis MHOM/BR/75/M2904 complete genome, chromosome 9 genome includes a window with the following:
- a CDS encoding putative mitochondrial carrier protein has product MTGGKSEMIVTAGPSLSTSILPQMDEREWALRHFMKASLVALIPGAAQGAATVLLGHPLDTAKVRMQAAGPHTSRSTIGTMWSMATAEGPRSLYRGAVPPLVMEGAKRSLQFALWDWMRAFARDAPKSRSDANGAASGGAGSAWDAARHVVHRGMVGIGGSTFVSGAVAGGVGTLIGCPMHVIKIQTQCQTSLSTQNAWTCMRSIYDREGFLGFYRGFRYNVVKDVCFASMYLGLYAILRDHPFLESPTLNTAAATATTDPSRRTKLGAFLSGAVASMATWALLFPLDTIKTLVQARQAHAVVAMLHQPALLYRGLTASLMKAGPVSGVAMAVYEQTWVLTNRRPASC; this is encoded by the coding sequence ATGACGGGTGGCAAGTCGGAGATGATCGTCACGGCCGGCCCATCCTTGTCCACCTCCATCCTGCCGCAGATGgatgagagagagtgggCACTCCGGCACTTCATGAAGGCATCTCTCGTAGCTCTCATCCCCGGTGCAGCGCAGGGCGCAGCCACCGTTCTGCTCGGCCACCCCCTTGATACCGCGAAGGTCCGCATGCAGGCGGCCGGACCTCACACGTCCCGGTCTACCATAGGCACGATGTGGTCGATGGCCACGGCAGAGGGTCCACGCAGTCTTTACCGTGGGGCAGTCCCTCCCCTGGTGATGGAAGGCGCCAAGCGTAGCCTGCAGTTTGCCTTGTGGGACTGGATGCGTGCCTTCGCCAGGGACGCGCCGAAgagccgcagcgacgccaaCGGAGCTGCTAGCGGTGGCGCTGGTAGCGCCTGGGATGCTGCGCGCCACGTGGTGCATCGCGGCATGGTGGGGATCGGAGGCAGCACCTTTGTCAGCGGCGCCGTAGCGGGCGGTGTTGGAACGCTGATTGGGTGCCCCATGCATGTTATTAAGATACAGACGCAGTGCCAGACCTCTCTAAGCACGCAGAACGCCTGGACGTGTATGCGTAGCATCTATGACCGGGAGGGCTTCCTCGGCTTCTACCGGGGCTTTCGGTACAACGTAGTGAAGGACGTCTGCTTCGCCAGCATGTACCTCGGCCTCTACGCAATCCTGCGCGATCACCCCTTCTTGGAGTCGCCTACCCTCAACACTgctgcggcaacggcgacgacggACCCTTCGCGAAGGACGAAACTGGGTGCCTTTCTCTccggcgctgtcgcctcCATGGCTACGTGGGCGCTCCTTTTCCCGTTAGACACAATCAAGACACTGGTGCAGGCGCGACAGGCACACGCTGTCGTTGCGATGCTGCACCAGCCCGCTCTACTCTACAGGGGCTTGACCGCCTCGCTGATGAAGGCAGGCCCCGTGTCGGGGGTGGCGATGGCCGTCTACGAGCAGACGTGGGTCTTGACGAACCGGCGACCGGCATCGTGCTAG
- a CDS encoding putative paraflagellar rod component: MNSYAIIPPVYPSRDAQDIENHRAVAAVAEFAENGLSIADNFFAYTDGRLPSLMVNGEAILAAFEKLCERYRHERPAGWNEALFMKECGQRVNPEKIAEVCMRPALDANSFASALHHLTDKDLPRGRYLLMKDSMNAIKPHVPTNAVVDLPEALAALHEIQHVDATEAIKDELSGMDEQRRKCATQVQEAQAVYDAALSHGDVIEVERAHRYLIAARYEYLVCYAKRLHFLSSTEEDDEVVHFADRLQKLREDAKDAVKVFSDDKDALKSALQTDLVNCDNARAHEAASHDAAQAAFKEQRKKMDASLKLIVERKAQLVHELLQKAVELREVMEQQRTMTQDVVEAVKAEAERVTAHEEFVTIGNQHVQRLRRCLEYCDGCEPVTRAMEEYVKEMVTKLPEESAGNALNAIIDHESDEFLNVYRAFVFVCGELTVKKTHRLDTLERQARLAQHNRDSAMDSLDPNYKHYREELAEVLAQAQAVEGVINALHATQDAGEQVFESVEDLVLSSHERTEKPFVHPLQELGHESIAARTRFVNRSMKYVEGEEQEVFQKKARIAEAKALVEQEQEALERGVNAAAIAAPVAATSSAAGDAVAAPAQIEA, from the coding sequence ATGAACTCCTACGCGATTATTCCGCCCGTGTACCCTTCGCGGGACGCGCAGGATATTGAGAATCACcgagccgtcgctgccgtcgctgaaTTCGCGGAAAATGGGCTGTCCATCGCCGATAACTTTTTCGCCTACACGGATGGTCGCTTGCCATCGCTGATGGTCAATGGTGAGGCCATTTTGGCAGCCTTCGAGAAGCTTTGTGAGCGCTACCGTCACGAGCGTCCTGCTGGCTGGAATGAGGCGCTCTTCATGAAGGAGTGTGGGCAGCGCGTAAACCCGGAGAAGATCGCAGAAGTCTGCATGCGCCCGGCGCTGGACGCGAACAGCTTTGCAAGTGCCCTGCACCACCTAACTGACAAGGATCTACCGCGGGGTCGCTACCTCCTAATGAAGGACAGCATGAACGCCATCAAGCCGCATGTGCCCACAAATGCTGTCGTCGACCTCCccgaggcgctggcggcgctgcatgAAATTCAGCACGTTGATGCAACGGAGGCGATCAAGGATGAGCTGTCGGGGATggatgagcagcggcgaaAGTGTGCGACGCAGGTTCAGGAGGCCCAGGCCGTCTACGACGCCGCTCTCAGCCACGGCGACGTAATCGAGGTGGAGCGGGCTCACCGCTACCTCATCGCGGCGCGCTACGAGTACCTTGTCTGCTACGCGAAGCGCCTCCATTTTCTGAGCTCCAcagaggaagacgacgaggTGGTGCACTTTGCTGATCGCCTGCAGAAGTTGCGCGAGGACGCCAAAGATGCCGTGAAGGTCTTCAGTGACGACAAAGATGCCCTCAAGTCTGCACTGCAGACGGACCTGGTGAATTGCGACaatgcgcgtgcgcacgaAGCTGCCAGCCATGAtgcagcgcaggcggccTTCAAGGAGCAGAGGAAGAAGATGGATGCGTCGCTCAAGTTGATTGTGGAGCGAAAGGCCCAGCTAGTACACGAACTGCTACAGAAagcggtggagctgcgggaggtcatggagcagcagcggaccATGACGCAGGATGTGGTGGAGGCAGTcaaggcagaggcggagcgcGTGACGGCTCACGAGGAATTCGTCACTATAGGGAACCAAcacgtgcagcggctgcggcggtgcctTGAGTACTGTGATGGATGCGAGCCTGTGACCCGGGCGATGGAGGAGTACGTTAAGGAGATGGTGACGAAGCTCCCCGAGGAGAGCGCTGGGAACGCTCTTAACGCGATCATCGACCACGAGTCGGACGAGTTCCTCAATGTCTACCGCGCATTTGTGTTCGTGTGTGGTGAGCTCACGGTAAAGAAGACGCACCGCCTCGACACGCTGGAGCGCCAGGCCCGGCTTGCGCAGCATAACCGCGACAGCGCCATGGACAGCCTCGACCCCAACTACAAGCACTATCGCgaggagctggcggaggtactggcgcaggcgcaggcggtggagggggtCATCAACGCCTTGCACGCCACGCAGGACGCCGGTGAGCAGGTGTTCGAGTCTGTCGAGGACCTCGTGCTGAGTTCGCACGAGCGCACCGAGAAGCCGTTTGTGCACCCTCTGCAAGAGCTTGGCCACGAGTCCATCGCGGCCCGCACCCGCTTCGTGAATCGTTCGATGAAGTACGTCGAGGGCGAAGAGCAGGAAGTCTTCCAGAAGAAGGCACGCATCGCGGAGGCTAAGGCGCTTgtggagcaggagcaggaAGCGCTGGAGCGCGGTGTCAACGCggctgccatcgccgcccCTGTAGCGGCCACGTCAAGCGCGGCGGGtgacgccgtcgctgcaCCGGCGCAGATCGAGGCTTAG
- a CDS encoding histone H2B translates to MAVSRRAPRKVSHAHKAHRRPKRSWNVYVSRSLKAINSHMSLSHRAMMIMNSYVTDLLERIASEAASIVRVNKKRTLGAREVQTAVRLVLPAELAKHAMAEGTKAVSNACR, encoded by the coding sequence ATGGCCGTCTCCCGCCGCGCTCCCCGCAAGGTTTCCCACGCGCACAAGGCCCACCGCAGGCCGAAGCGCTCGTGGAATGTGTACGTGAGCCGCTCACTGAAGGCGATCAACAGCCACATGTCACTttcgcaccgcgcgatgATGATCATGAACTCGTACGTGACCGACTTGCTGGAGCGCATTGCCTCGGAGGCTGCGTCGATTGTTCGCGTGAACAAGAAGCGCACGCTGGGTGCGCGCGAGGTGCAGACGGCGGTGCGCCTTGTGCTGCCGGCGGAGCTTGCGAAGCACGCCATGGCTGAGGGCACGAAGGCTGTGTCGAACGCGTGCCGTTAA